The following proteins are encoded in a genomic region of Brachypodium distachyon strain Bd21 chromosome 1, Brachypodium_distachyon_v3.0, whole genome shotgun sequence:
- the LOC100825376 gene encoding dehydration-responsive element-binding protein 1H — protein sequence MDQWISFPPSPSSQDQQEEWSPAPPKRPAGRTKFKETRHPVYRGVRTRGAAGRWVCEIRVPGKRGKRLWLGTYLTAESAARGHDAAMLMLRGSYPVATCLLNFPDSAWLLDVPCTLPADLGDVRHAALAAVADLQRREAADGAVNVPDIDDAVFSLATTSQPCANNGVLLGVFDDFEVPVATGSGLFELDVSGDMELGMYYADLAEGLLMEPPSPVPDAGASLESRDYGHGGSADADLWSCY from the coding sequence ATGGATCAATGGATCAGCTTCCCTCCCTCGCCGTCCTCGCAGGACCAGCAAGAAGAGtggtcaccggcgccgccgaagcGGCCCGCGGGGCGCACCAAGTTCAAGGAGACGCGGCACCCGGTGTACCGCGGGGTGCGCACCCGGGGCGCCGCGGGCCGCTGGGTCTGCGAGATCCGCGTCCCGGGCAAGCGCGGAAAGCGCCTCTGGCTCGGGACGTATCTCACGGCAGAATCGGCAGCCCGCGGCCACGACGCGGCCATGCTCATGCTGCGAGGCTCCTACCCTGTCGCCACGTGCCTTCTCAATTTCCCGGACTCCGCTTGGCTGCTCGACGTGCCATGCACGCTCCCTGCCGACCTCGGCGACGTCCGGCACGCGGCGCTCGCGGCCGTCGCGGACTTGCAGCGCCGGGAGGCCGCCGACGGCGCCGTCAATGTCCCCGACATCGACGATGCTGTTTTCTCGTTGGCGACGACGTCCCAACCTTGTGCTAACAATGGAGTACTCCTAGGAGTGTTTGATGATTTCGAGGTGCCGGTTGCAACGGGCAGCGGCTTGTTCGAGCTCGACGTGTCGGGCGACATGGAGCTAGGCATGTACTACGCGGACCTCGCGGAGGGGCTGCTCATGGAGCCGCCGTCGCCCGTGCCGGACGCCGGGGCGTCCTTGGAAAGCAGAGACTACGGCCACGGTGGATCAGCTGATGCTGACCTCTGGAGTTGTTATTGA
- the LOC104581332 gene encoding uncharacterized protein LOC104581332, with the protein MQYNCHINVEACSSIKAVKYLFKYIYKGHDRTSFAFEQELINGGEIINEICQYRDARYLSPPEAIYRIFGFHMFGVSPSVLQLQLHLPNMHTVAFKAGESLEDVVTRPTSTKSMLTEYFEMNVKNQEGQKWLYREFPEHYRWISGTKKWQKRRNKRYQIGRLVYAHPAEGERYYLRVLLNDVRGATSFDDLKIVNGRLCGTFREACEQLGLIEHDRSLDDCMTEAATFQMPCALRRLFATILVFCEAIEIRQLWDKHLSSMSEDYRRTQPNEAELEQMVLRDIRDLVQSMGKDIKSYGLPEIAETDGSPDVEFREVAEERQVGVDQEHLDLESRLNNEQLAGFNDIMDHVTSQKSQVFFDGPGGTGKTYLYKALLAKVRSMGLIAIATATSGIAASIMPGGRIAYSRFKIPIKLTGYNMCGFTKQSGTADLLRRAKSP; encoded by the coding sequence ATGCAATACAACTGCCACATTAACGTCGAAGCTTGCTCAAGCATCAAGGCAGTGAAGTACCTGTTCAAGTACATCTACAAAGGGCATGATCGGACATCCTTTGCATTTGAGCAAGAACTCATCAACGGCGGGGAAATCATCAATGAGATTTGTCAATACAGGGACGCCCGCTATCTATCTCCTCCAGAGGCTATTTATAGGATTTTCGGTTTTCACATGTTTGGTGTCAGTCCATCTGTTCTGCAGCTCCAGCTTCATTTGCCAAACATGCATACCGTCGCCTTCAAAGCCGGTGAAAGCCTAGAAGATGTCGTCACTCGGCCAACTTCTACCAAATCCATGCTTACAGAATACTTTGAGATGAATGTGAAAAATCAGGAGGGACAAAAATGGTTGTACAGGGAGTTTCCAGAACACTATAGGTGGATTTCCGGCACTAAGAAGTGGCAGAAGAGGAGAAACAAGAGGTATCAGATTGGAAGACTTGTGTATGCGCACCCTGCCGAAGGAGAGAGGTACTACTTGCGAGTGCTCCTCAACGATGTCCGAGGTGCCACTTCATTTGACGATCTGAAAATAGTAAATGGCAGGCTGTGCGGTACCTTCAGAGAGGCGTGTGAGCAATTAGGCCTCATTGAGCACGACAGGTCACTTGATGATTGCATGACCGAGGCTGCCACATTTCAAATGCCGTGTGCTCTTAGGCGGTTGTTTGCCACTATATTGGTATTCTGCGAGGCAATAGAAATCCGTCAGTTGTGGGACAAACATCTGTCATCGATGTCTGAAGATTACCGCCGGACACAACCTAATGAGGCAGAACTTGAGCAGATGGTCCTAAGGGACATAAGAGATCTGGTGCAATCCATGGGAAAGGATATCAAGAGCTACGGGCTTCCGGAAATTGCAGAGACAGATGGTTCTCCTGATGTTGAGTTTAGAGAGGTAGCAGAGGAGAGGCAAGTCGGCGTGGACCAAGAACACCTAGATCTTGAAAGCCGCTTGAACAACGAGCAGTTGGCTGGGTTTAACGACATCATGGATCATGTGACCAGCCAAAAAAGCCAAGTATTCTTTGATGGTCCGGGAGGTACTGGGAAGACATACTTGTACAAAGCCTTGCTTGCGAAGGTGCGTTCCATGGGTCTGATAGCGATTGCAACTGCTACATCGGGTATAGCCGCGTCGATAATGCCTGGAGGGCGGATTGCATACTCTAGGTTCAAAATACCAATCAAGCTCACTGGCTACAACATGTGTGGTTTCACAAAGCAGAGTGGGACGGCAGACTTGCTTAGACGGGCGAAGTCGCCATGA
- the LOC100825684 gene encoding uncharacterized protein LOC100825684, with protein MTKRQAVETLDRSLQDIMECPLPFGGKVVVFGGDFRQVLPVVTRGTRAQITDAALLRSHLWENIRKIRLTRNMRAQDDPWFSEYLLRIGNGTEETIGDDYVRFPDDIVIGYTEDDRAINRLIEQVFPSLHANARSREYMSTRAILSTKNEHVDELNAKMISRFPGEEKVYHSFDSIEDDLQNNYTIDFLNSITPNGRPRMC; from the coding sequence ATGACAAAGCGTCAAGCAGTGGAGACGCTTGATAGATCATTGCAAGACATAATGGAATGTCCTCTGCCGTTTGGGGGAAAGGTTGTCGTCTTTGGTGGAGATTTCAGGCAGGTCCTTCCCGTCGTGACACGAGGGACAAGAGCACAAATCACGGATGCTGCACTGCTGAGATCCCATCTATGGGAGAACATCCGCAAGATACGGCTCACGCGCAATATGCGGGCACAGGATGACCCTTGGTTCTCCGAATACCTCCTCAGGATAGGGAATGGGACAGAAGAGACAATTGGCGATGACTACGTCCGTTTCCCTGACGACATTGTCATTGGTTATACCGAGGATGACCGAGCAATTAATAGACTCATCGAACAAGTCTTCCCATCGTTGCATGCCAATGCTAGGTCGAGAGAGTACATGAGCACACGTGCAATTCTTTCAACAAAGAACGAGCATGTGGATGAGCTGAATGCAAAGATGATCTCCCGGTTCCCGGGCGAAGAGAAGGTATACCATAGCTTCGACTCTATTGAGGATGACCTGCAGAATAATTACACCATCGACTTTCTAAACTCGATCACGCCTAATGGTCGCCCCCGCATGTGTTGA